A portion of the Marinobacter alexandrii genome contains these proteins:
- a CDS encoding ATP-binding protein, with the protein MTRRPNRIKEVILRRSTFIIFLILILGAFGLLRIVATHKDIDDVANIDLPIIEILTQIETNQLEQAINFERAIRYSEEMAPGNDAALRGFALADSTFRYLAQLVDIDLLEAENEVSEALKRTNQEAQRIKLKGLLLSIKKLASDHTSYENHAIEVVNLLEEGRLEEAVFVSERVEQEEDQFNKQVEGVLMRHEMFTEALVKIVEQEEVLSMKWIVTLTLLFIILSLLAVYTFSYKIWRPLEDIRSGAERIGDGNLDARIKLSSNSITSDIVNSFNEMADRLRYSQEEIDRFIHFSYSTADDLKAPITNLGSLLEMLGKENVNPSNFKAILNNARKTNQQLEKIVHALVEVNKVREELGADKELLDIDEVLKEVVSNSLSKIKSANAIIKKDFSECPTIAYPKAQLKVVLKHLISNALSYRDPEKPLQIKIKTKEVNSHTTLIIKDNGLGFDSIKFKEEIFRPYSRLHSHVEGAGLGLYIIKTIMDYHRGGIRVESEPRKGATFALRLN; encoded by the coding sequence ATGACTCGAAGACCTAACAGGATTAAAGAAGTAATCCTTCGGAGAAGTACATTTATTATTTTCCTTATTTTGATTCTTGGGGCATTTGGGTTGCTTCGAATCGTAGCTACACATAAAGATATTGATGATGTAGCTAATATCGATTTACCAATAATCGAGATACTTACCCAAATAGAGACAAACCAACTTGAGCAGGCGATCAATTTTGAGCGTGCTATTCGTTATTCAGAAGAAATGGCTCCAGGGAATGATGCAGCTCTAAGAGGGTTTGCTTTGGCAGATAGTACTTTTAGATATTTAGCGCAGCTTGTGGATATCGACTTACTGGAGGCAGAAAACGAAGTTTCAGAAGCATTAAAGCGGACAAATCAAGAGGCTCAGAGAATCAAATTGAAAGGCTTGTTATTATCAATTAAGAAGCTTGCAAGTGATCATACTAGCTATGAAAACCATGCAATAGAAGTTGTAAATCTTCTGGAGGAAGGTCGGCTGGAAGAAGCAGTTTTTGTGTCAGAAAGAGTAGAACAAGAAGAGGATCAGTTTAATAAACAAGTAGAAGGTGTTTTGATGCGTCATGAAATGTTTACCGAAGCTCTGGTGAAGATTGTCGAGCAAGAAGAAGTGCTTTCAATGAAGTGGATTGTAACACTCACTCTTCTTTTCATCATTCTTTCCTTGCTTGCCGTTTACACTTTTAGCTATAAAATATGGCGCCCGTTGGAGGATATAAGATCGGGTGCAGAAAGAATTGGTGATGGCAATCTGGATGCAAGAATAAAGCTGAGTTCAAACAGCATAACAAGTGACATTGTTAACTCCTTTAATGAAATGGCAGATCGCTTGCGATACTCACAAGAAGAGATAGATAGGTTTATTCATTTTTCGTACAGCACTGCGGATGACCTGAAAGCTCCTATAACTAACCTTGGATCTCTATTAGAGATGCTAGGGAAAGAAAACGTGAACCCTTCTAACTTTAAAGCAATACTTAACAACGCTAGGAAGACAAATCAACAATTAGAAAAGATTGTACATGCGCTTGTTGAGGTAAACAAAGTGCGAGAAGAACTTGGTGCAGATAAAGAGCTTCTAGATATTGATGAGGTTCTTAAAGAGGTAGTTTCCAATTCTTTAAGTAAGATTAAAAGTGCAAATGCCATTATAAAAAAAGATTTTTCAGAATGCCCCACTATTGCCTATCCAAAAGCACAGTTGAAAGTGGTATTAAAGCATTTAATATCAAATGCCCTGTCTTACAGAGACCCTGAAAAACCTCTTCAAATAAAAATCAAGACCAAAGAAGTCAATTCGCATACTACACTAATTATTAAAGACAATGGTTTAGGTTTTGATTCGATCAAGTTTAAAGAAGAAATATTCAGGCCTTATTCACGATTACACTCACATGTGGAAGGAGCTGGCCTAGGCCTTTACATCATTAAAACAATCATGGATTATCACCGAGGCGGAATTAGGGTAGAGAGCGAGCCTCGGAAAGGAGCCACATTTGCTTTACGTCTGAACTAG
- a CDS encoding VOC family protein, whose protein sequence is MNNLRPFHLAVPVKELDQTRSFYRDIMGLEEGRSSDCWVDFNLYGHQFVIHMVENKRDAETNPVDGKAVPVPHFGVVLSRSDWDDLAEKLKDAGIEFIIEPYVRFEDEVGEQATMFFMDPSGNALEFKSFKDDAQIFAK, encoded by the coding sequence ATGAATAATTTAAGACCTTTTCATTTAGCTGTTCCTGTAAAAGAATTGGATCAGACAAGAAGTTTTTACCGGGATATAATGGGCCTTGAAGAGGGTAGATCTTCTGATTGCTGGGTAGACTTCAATTTATATGGACATCAATTTGTAATCCATATGGTTGAAAATAAGCGAGATGCGGAAACTAATCCTGTTGACGGCAAGGCAGTTCCTGTGCCTCATTTTGGTGTGGTTTTAAGCAGAAGTGATTGGGATGATCTTGCGGAAAAACTTAAAGATGCAGGAATAGAGTTCATTATTGAACCATATGTCAGATTTGAAGACGAGGTGGGTGAGCAAGCAACCATGTTTTTTATGGATCCTTCTGGAAATGCGCTAGAGTTTAAATCTTTTAAGGATGATGCTCAGATTTTCGCAAAATAG
- a CDS encoding Hsp20/alpha crystallin family protein, producing MGLIKYNRNDYRPTSFKSLVDDFFTDELVGGTVPKFSPKVDIAESEKEFEIQLHVPGMKKGDFNIDLNKDQITISGERKFENEKKEKNFHSVESYYGSFNRTFYLPDLVDKEKVDASYQDGILTILLPKDEKKSAKKQIVVK from the coding sequence ATGGGACTTATAAAGTACAATAGAAACGACTACAGACCGACAAGTTTTAAAAGTCTTGTTGATGATTTTTTTACTGATGAATTAGTAGGAGGCACTGTACCTAAGTTTTCACCTAAGGTGGATATTGCTGAATCTGAAAAAGAATTTGAGATTCAGTTGCATGTGCCAGGAATGAAGAAGGGTGATTTCAATATTGATCTTAATAAAGATCAAATTACAATAAGTGGAGAAAGAAAATTTGAGAACGAGAAGAAGGAAAAAAACTTCCACAGTGTGGAGAGTTACTATGGATCATTTAATAGAACGTTCTATTTACCAGATTTGGTAGACAAAGAAAAAGTAGATGCTTCATATCAAGATGGAATTTTGACCATTCTTTTACCAAAGGATGAAAAGAAGTCAGCAAAAAAACAGATAGTAGTTAAGTAG
- a CDS encoding Do family serine endopeptidase gives MSKRSFIMAMVFSSLFGGIVAVVGFSLIAPNHRIIQTTGNTSSPVSLTNYVFDSSDFVVPEGLNFVFAAKNATPSVVHIRTTYKEGMRANSPFNDFFKDYFGERYERRGGPARGAGSGVIISSDGYIVTNNHVIENADEIEIVLNDNRSYQAKVIGTDASTDLAVLKVNENNLTSINYGDSDNINIGEWVLAIGNPYEFRSTVTAGIISAKGRNINILNGDYRIESFIQTDAAVNPGNSGGALVNLNGELVGINTAIASPSGAFAGYSFAVPVSLVKKVVSDLVEYGMVQRALLGISIRDVDAGLAEEYDLNVLKGIYVNGVMAGKAADRAGMERGDVIVAIDDKPVNSVAQLQEQVAVKRPGDQVEVKFIRNGKEKIVLAELRNAEGTLEVVELASDFKVEGATFVDLTDALKEELDIDGGVQVRELGNGKWKEVRMKEGFIITGIDNEEIRNIQDLQNYFKRPRTDGILIEGIYPDGSKAHYGLGL, from the coding sequence ATGAGTAAGAGAAGTTTTATCATGGCCATGGTTTTTTCGTCACTCTTTGGAGGTATTGTGGCGGTCGTAGGATTTTCGCTGATTGCGCCTAACCATAGGATAATTCAAACAACAGGAAATACTTCAAGCCCTGTGAGTTTAACAAACTATGTCTTTGACTCATCAGACTTTGTAGTGCCGGAAGGTTTAAACTTCGTTTTTGCAGCTAAAAATGCCACACCTTCAGTTGTGCATATAAGGACTACTTATAAAGAAGGGATGCGTGCGAATAGTCCTTTTAACGATTTCTTCAAGGACTACTTTGGTGAACGATACGAACGAAGAGGAGGTCCTGCACGAGGAGCCGGATCTGGAGTGATTATATCTTCTGATGGATATATCGTCACAAATAATCATGTTATTGAGAATGCAGATGAGATCGAGATTGTCTTAAATGACAATAGAAGTTATCAAGCTAAGGTGATAGGTACAGATGCGAGCACTGATTTAGCCGTTTTAAAAGTGAATGAGAACAATCTTACATCAATTAATTACGGTGATTCAGACAATATTAATATAGGAGAATGGGTGCTCGCAATTGGTAACCCGTATGAATTTAGGTCGACAGTCACAGCTGGGATAATAAGTGCAAAGGGGCGAAATATAAATATCTTAAATGGAGACTATAGAATAGAATCTTTTATCCAAACTGATGCGGCGGTAAACCCTGGAAATAGTGGTGGAGCACTGGTAAACCTCAATGGAGAATTGGTAGGAATAAATACAGCTATTGCATCCCCTTCAGGGGCATTTGCGGGATATTCATTTGCCGTTCCTGTTTCACTTGTAAAAAAGGTAGTTAGTGATTTAGTAGAGTATGGGATGGTGCAGAGAGCATTATTGGGGATTTCGATTAGGGATGTGGATGCCGGGCTTGCGGAAGAATATGATCTCAATGTATTAAAAGGGATTTACGTGAATGGAGTAATGGCTGGAAAAGCTGCTGATAGAGCGGGTATGGAGAGAGGAGATGTAATTGTAGCTATAGATGATAAGCCGGTAAATAGTGTAGCCCAGCTTCAGGAACAAGTAGCTGTAAAGAGACCTGGAGACCAAGTTGAGGTAAAGTTTATCAGAAATGGAAAAGAGAAAATAGTATTGGCTGAACTAAGAAATGCAGAAGGTACATTGGAGGTAGTGGAGCTTGCTTCTGATTTTAAAGTTGAGGGCGCGACTTTTGTCGATTTGACTGATGCGCTAAAAGAAGAATTGGATATTGATGGTGGGGTTCAAGTCAGGGAGTTGGGAAATGGCAAATGGAAAGAAGTTCGTATGAAAGAAGGGTTTATTATTACAGGCATTGATAATGAAGAGATTAGGAACATTCAAGATCTTCAAAACTATTTTAAACGTCCTAGAACGGATGGGATTCTAATTGAAGGAATCTATCCTGATGGCAGTAAGGCACATTACGGGCTAGGTCTTTAA
- the pruA gene encoding L-glutamate gamma-semialdehyde dehydrogenase: MPKGNFFIPDPINEPILSYAPGTPAREELLAKYKEMYASQVNAPMFIGDKEVHTDNKVAMTCPHDHKHVLGHFSEGDASHVTEAIDAALSAKEDWENMSWENRASIFLKAADLLAGPYRAKMNAATMLGQGKNVHQAEIDAACEFIDFLRFNVSFMQELYMQQPISSEGIWNRLEYRPLEGFIFAITPFNFTAIAGNLPAAPAMLGNTVVWKPSYTQVYSAQVIMEVFKKAGLPDGVINLIYVDGPVAGDVVFNHRDFAGLHFTGSTGVFKTLWKTIGANLDSYRTYPRIVGETGGKDFVVAHRSADAKEVATGLVRGSFEFQGQKCSAASRAYIPSNIWEDVKKYMIEDLKSIKMGSPEDPSNFVNAVIDGVAFKKISGYIEQAKTDKDVELVAGGNYDDTKGWFVEPTVFVAKDPKYTTMCEEIFGPVLTIHVYDADKFEEILSIVDETSPYALTGAIFSKDRYAVDVATKKLRNAAGNFYINDKPTGAVVGQQPFGGARGSGTNDKAGAMMNLMRWVSARTIKETFVSPTDYRYPFLG; the protein is encoded by the coding sequence ATGCCTAAAGGAAATTTTTTCATACCAGACCCAATCAATGAGCCTATATTGAGCTATGCCCCGGGCACTCCTGCTCGAGAAGAATTATTGGCTAAATACAAAGAAATGTATGCAAGCCAGGTTAATGCTCCGATGTTTATTGGTGACAAAGAGGTGCATACAGACAATAAGGTTGCAATGACCTGCCCTCATGATCATAAGCATGTTTTAGGACATTTTTCAGAAGGAGATGCTTCACATGTCACAGAGGCCATTGATGCAGCTTTATCTGCCAAAGAAGATTGGGAAAATATGTCTTGGGAAAATCGTGCTAGCATTTTTCTTAAGGCGGCTGACTTATTAGCTGGGCCATACAGAGCTAAAATGAATGCTGCGACAATGCTTGGTCAAGGAAAAAATGTACATCAGGCAGAGATTGATGCTGCTTGCGAATTCATTGACTTCCTTCGGTTCAATGTTTCTTTTATGCAAGAATTGTATATGCAGCAACCTATATCATCAGAAGGGATATGGAATAGGTTGGAGTATAGACCATTAGAGGGCTTTATTTTCGCCATCACTCCATTCAACTTTACAGCCATTGCGGGAAACCTCCCAGCGGCTCCAGCAATGTTAGGAAACACTGTTGTGTGGAAACCGAGCTATACACAAGTATATTCGGCACAAGTAATAATGGAAGTCTTCAAAAAGGCAGGACTCCCTGATGGAGTAATCAATCTGATCTATGTGGATGGTCCTGTAGCAGGAGATGTCGTATTTAACCACAGAGATTTTGCAGGACTTCATTTCACAGGAAGTACAGGGGTTTTTAAAACACTTTGGAAAACCATTGGAGCTAATCTTGATTCATATAGAACGTATCCAAGAATAGTAGGAGAAACAGGAGGAAAAGACTTTGTAGTAGCTCATAGATCTGCGGATGCAAAAGAAGTGGCTACTGGCTTAGTAAGAGGATCATTTGAGTTTCAGGGTCAGAAATGCAGTGCAGCATCTAGAGCATATATTCCATCAAACATTTGGGAAGATGTTAAGAAATACATGATTGAAGATTTAAAATCAATCAAAATGGGCTCTCCTGAAGATCCGTCAAACTTTGTAAATGCTGTGATAGATGGTGTTGCGTTCAAAAAGATCTCGGGTTACATAGAGCAAGCAAAAACCGATAAAGATGTAGAATTAGTTGCTGGAGGCAATTATGATGACACTAAAGGATGGTTCGTTGAGCCGACAGTTTTTGTAGCGAAAGACCCTAAGTACACAACAATGTGTGAGGAGATTTTTGGACCAGTGCTTACCATTCATGTATATGATGCAGATAAGTTTGAGGAAATCTTAAGTATCGTGGACGAGACATCTCCTTATGCACTAACCGGAGCTATTTTCAGTAAGGATAGATACGCAGTGGACGTTGCTACTAAAAAACTAAGAAACGCAGCAGGTAATTTTTACATCAACGATAAACCTACAGGGGCTGTAGTAGGCCAACAGCCATTTGGTGGTGCGCGAGGTTCTGGCACAAACGATAAAGCGGGAGCAATGATGAACCTCATGCGTTGGGTTAGTGCAAGAACCATTAAAGAAACTTTTGTTTCCCCTACTGATTACAGATATCCTTTTCTTGGTTAA
- a CDS encoding response regulator codes for MGTFQKVLLVDDDDIVNSINSVIIKHAKFATEVESINNVQTAIDFLKTTGDTPDVIFLDLNMPGLDGWDFMEEYEKLNITDGTKVIMLTSSISAKDEERASSSKQIAAFISKPLSPELLEKIYSSHLISS; via the coding sequence TTGGGAACTTTTCAAAAGGTACTACTTGTCGACGATGATGATATCGTCAATTCTATAAACTCAGTTATCATCAAGCATGCAAAGTTTGCTACTGAAGTAGAATCAATTAATAATGTGCAAACAGCCATTGATTTTTTGAAAACCACAGGGGATACTCCTGACGTGATTTTCTTGGATTTAAATATGCCTGGTTTAGATGGTTGGGATTTTATGGAAGAGTATGAAAAGTTAAATATCACGGACGGCACTAAAGTTATTATGTTGACATCCTCCATATCTGCTAAAGATGAAGAACGGGCTTCCTCTTCCAAGCAAATTGCCGCTTTTATTTCTAAACCGCTTTCCCCAGAGTTGTTAGAAAAAATTTACAGTAGTCATCTGATAAGTTCCTAG